Sequence from the Nerophis ophidion isolate RoL-2023_Sa linkage group LG10, RoL_Noph_v1.0, whole genome shotgun sequence genome:
AagcatgattaatccaaattcaaaagtctgattaaaaaaataaacatttgacagcatttattttgttttattctaaTTTCTTATCAGAGCTGGAAGGTCAATAAAAGCTTCTTTTGGAGGGTTTTGTTGATCCCCTGGGTTGCATGGTCAACTAAAGTGGTTATATAATCAGTCAGCCTCAGTCTGGATATCCTGGTTCAGATACTCCCTCTTATTAATAAACtgcaaatattaaatattaattgaaaacagtgtttactgttcaaattgtgtgtaatattGAGGGCCAAAAATctgaaataaaatgttaaataaaacttctaccttgtttttaatgaatacttagtccTCATAATTGACTGTATCGTCGTTCAATATTATTGTACTGGGACAGCCAAGTGTTTTTTGGGGTGGTGCTtagtggaaaaaagtttgagacTTACTGATCTGAAAGTCAAAACCCATGATACGCGGGCTCACTGGCAACTAAATTTGAAGCATAATTTGGTTAATATGAAAGTAGTGACAGCTGCCAACTTGCAGAGAAGAAACACTCAGAATAACTCAAAATAAGACTGGAAACAATCAATAAAGTCAGGGTAATTACTGTGATGACAAGCAAATGGACCAAAGCATGAATGCTTAATATGAGTGCAGTCTAACACCCACATCTGGTATAGTGTGGCCCACTTTTCTACTTCCTGACAGCACATTGAAGGAATAACGATAATAAACACAAAGCTTTTACTTTTAACCTttccacaaaatgaaaaaaaaacaaatatattaaaatgccattgatattttctgTATAAAAGTTTGCACCCTCTCAGCCTATTGTTTTTGTAGGCCTTTTGCATGcgtcacttttattttgaagctccCCTCCTCTCCCAGTACAATAATATTGAAAAACTTGACACTACTGAAAGGTGAACAGTCTGGTGTTTCCCCCAAAAGAAGGAAAATAGGGAGGCTCACGGGCACATGTTTTAGGGAGGGTGCAGCGAACATATCCCTGAATGTAGCAAGAGTGCAGAGGAGCTCCTTATTAGCCAAAAGAAATGAGGGGAGTGGCAACAAGAATATTGCTCAAAGATGTGCATTGAACAGGTCAAACATTAACACTCATTGCATCCTGCTGTTTATGTTAACATAGCGTTCCCtttaacctccatccatccataagaCTTCGCTGATTTCATTGAACATCAGATCAGAATTGAGGTGTCTTATTTCTGTTACTCCATGGGAGCACGCTCCTCCCCcacttacttaaaaaaaacatctggtcatCAAGTGCACCCCTCAGGCCCCTTCACCAACCCCTCCCAGACATAAAATTGGCCCACCAATGGTTTTGTTCCAGCAGTTTGTTATGGATAGAGAAGGGCGGGGAATTTCAACATAAAACCGCCAGTTATTGACCCAACTTTAAGAGAAAGTTGGCTGAAAAGTGTGTGAGGGTGTGCCCACATAACATCCATGAACTGGCTCAGCCGATCAACATCAGCATTCAGTTGCCATGGTAACCAACTACCTTCACCCCAGCATCCGGGATAGCCCCAATAGAGGGCTGTCAACAAGAGGCTCCTGCTGGGACGACAGAAAGTTGACGCAACATCCCCCGTATGAGCCCAAGTGGCCAAACGGATGACAGCCAGTCAATAACATTCTCCCAATTGATTCGAAGCAGCTGTCCTCACCCCGCCTCCCTCCACCCTAAAATGACTGAGTTCATAGTTTGGCGCAGTTCACCTTCGGTTCAAATTTGACCGCCATCCAGGAGCTGTCTTAACATGAGACCATTACAACTAAATTCCGATACACATTTAACGCATCTTCCAAACAACTTCCGATTCCATAAAACGCAAGTTGTCAGCAAAAGACCAGCAGGGGGCGCACAAGCATTTTACTCCAGAGATGCGATGCATGTTTTGGCTCAGTCCAAAGCTCAGGAATGAGATCCAACTCCTTGCAAGGACCCAGGGAGATTTTCCCTCTTGTTCCTGTTTGACAGGAAATGCACGTTAAAGCCTGGGGATTTAACATGGCAATATTTTTGTTAATTTCATTTGAAATGGTCAAACATTGTTTGGACTTCATCCCCAATTAAGACAATTAAACTAGTATTCTAATGTTCAACTACAGGCCAAAGAAACAAGTCAAAATGTGGAATACCAAAATTTTGATTCCTTCATAGTGAAGCATTAGCACTGTAGTGTCAACTTTCCACTAACGAAATGGCCGTTTTGACTTATTACCATTGAATGTTTCAGTAATCGTACATGCAGTGGGATATTGCGTGTCCTGTTGGAGGAACACGAAGGCGGgcgcgtgcgcacacacacaacacacacacacacacacacacacagtgtgccAGGCCAGGTTTCCGAGGCGCAGAGCAGGCTGGATCGCCGCAGTAGCCATATGGAGCGGTACTGGATTCAGAACAGTGAGACAGAAGGATGGCTGAAGTGAGAGATGGAGGATGAGGAGAGGCTGGAGGAACAGATGCAAAGGAGGATGCAAGCAGGGGGAAAGATCAAGATGTGGTACACATTGATGGGTAAATACtgaaatatggaaaagctgcaaaCATCACAGCAAGACAACACAGAATGTCAGAATGAAAACGTGCACTTTCCAACAAGGCAATAGTGACTTTCTGAGGCCAcgaaaaaaggcaaaacaaagaaaacCCATGTGTTTtgtaaataacattttattttgaaaaccaggGGTCAGGCTGTTATTTGTCGGCCATTTTAGCTGCTGCCCTGCTTGGCGGCCAGTCTCTTGTCTCTCTCCTCGGCGATGGTCAGGCGGATTCCCTTTCCTCTAGGCATGGAAACCCACGGCTTGTTGCCCTGGAGACAAGGCGAGGGGATGGGCGGAAACAAGGACTTGTTTGATCATTTTTGTTGCCAATTAAAACCAACCATGTGATTCACTCAAAGTAAATCAGTGTTGTCTATTTTGAAAACCTTTTTTAAGTTAAAATCGTTTAGTGGGTGACATGGTGACGAGCTCAGAACTTCTTAGAGGTTTAAGTTGTGTTTTTTCATCTCTGTCAAAACTGCTCAGTCATCATTGCTCGACATACTTTCCATTTCTGTCAGCATGTGTTGTAATAATGCATGTAAAGGAGCACTTGAGTTGATTCTTGTTGGTCCTCACCTTGCCAATAACAAAAATGTTGGAGAGCCTGGTGGCAAAGCTGTTGCCCGTGCTGTCCTTGACATGCACCACATCAAAGGAGCCAGGGTGGCGCTCCCTGTTGGTGATGATGCCAATACGACCCAAGTTAGCACCACCAGTCACCATGCACAGGTTACCTGCAGGAGGTAGAACAGGACAAACATGAGCAAACCCTGTTGTGTGCTTACATGGGCAGGTCATCTAAACACACCTACCAGTATCAAATTTGATGGACTCTGTAATCTTGCCAGATTCCAGATCGATGCGTACTGTGTCATTGACCTTGATGAGGGGGTCAGGGTAGCGAATGGTGCGGGCATCGTGGGTCACCAGGTGAGGAATCCCCTTGGTGCCAATGAGGATCTTCTTCACCTTGCAGAGCTTGTACTGCAATGTAAAATTGTTATTACAAACCCTGTGGACTTGCTAATTGGTTCAACTTTGAAAACGAAACCCGCGGTTTACCTTGGCCTCCTCGGCAGTGATGCGGTGGACGGTGAAACGTCCTTTCACATCATAGATCAGACGAAAATGCTCACTGGTCTTATCAATGCTGATTACATCTATAAGAAAGAAGTTATTGCTCAACATTCACAAGTGGAATATATTGACACAAAAAGAGTTGGTACATTTAGCCTTATTGATATAACCGTTCACTAGActatcaaataccgtatttttcagattataaatcgcaccggctgaaaatgcataataaagaaggaaaaaaacatatacatcgcatttttgggggaaatttatttgataaaatccgacaccaagaatagacatttgaaaggcaatttaaaataaagaatagtgaacaacaggctgaataagtgtacgttatatgacgcataaataaccaacggagaacgtgcatggtatgttaatgtaacatattatggtaagaatcattcaaataactataacatatagaacatgctatacgtttaccaaacaatctgtcactcttaatcgataaatccgattaaatctttcTTGATGTCGCTTcgaaacaactctgccaactccaaaggtatgcgccgcttcctgtcgttttctgctgcatatttcactacgtccagcttgtaatcagCAGTACACGATTTCCTTTTCGGCCCAAATTTTTGtttagcccttctcagtttttataagttacccccAACGATgcaatgatccattttaatagctacggcaatagtatatagcagttagcattccatgacccacaatgcacttctgccatgaccctcccccgccaaattcttattggttgacgtgtatgtgacgattgctgacattttcttttgtctcttccgcgaatgagataaataatattattatatattttatgaaatgtgttaataatttcacacataagtcactccggagtatatgtcgcacccccggccaaactatgaaaaaaactgcgacttacagtccgaaaaatacggtactcaaatTTACTATGTTACATATTAAAATTAAGTGAAGGATAACTTATAAGCGTATATTTTAAATCAACTAACATTCCTTCTTGAGACCACCAGCTATCAAGTAAGAGCATCAATAACACAGTGAGCAAGTTAAATACACATGAAAGCAATCAGCAGGCTGACCTATTAAATTTGATTAGACAATAACTGTAAGGGTAAAACAACACCAAAGCCAAAatgaaaatgtgaaaattaaaaatgtcatcACTGTCAAGGCCAGC
This genomic interval carries:
- the rps4x gene encoding small ribosomal subunit protein eS4, whose amino-acid sequence is MARGPKKHLKRVAAPKHWMLDKLTGVFAPRPSTGPHKLRECLPLIIFLRNRLKYALTGDEVKKICMQRFIKVDGKVRTDITYPAGFMDVISIDKTSEHFRLIYDVKGRFTVHRITAEEAKYKLCKVKKILIGTKGIPHLVTHDARTIRYPDPLIKVNDTVRIDLESGKITESIKFDTGNLCMVTGGANLGRIGIITNRERHPGSFDVVHVKDSTGNSFATRLSNIFVIGKGNKPWVSMPRGKGIRLTIAEERDKRLAAKQGSS